A part of Aegilops tauschii subsp. strangulata cultivar AL8/78 chromosome 2, Aet v6.0, whole genome shotgun sequence genomic DNA contains:
- the LOC109744389 gene encoding SH3 domain-containing protein 3, with translation MEAFRKQANKFKEQVAKQQQAVIKQFSTTGYERSDSVVIDEVELQQHQRLEKLYSSTRSGRDFQKDIVRAAEGLVSIGSKHIEVGTKFSEDCYRYGGENNADGEALTKAASLYGGALRNVEKEYEDFNRTLCSQIIDPLKAMAVCAPLEEARGFAQRYSRMRHEAEILSAEIARRKARVRESPVAEHTTKLEQSEGKMIEHKASMAVLGKEAVAALGAVESQQKRVTLQRLVGMVEAEKLFYLRLAAILDDVEAEMSSEKQKRESAPPSRKRAEMAQYFLAEAVHNFNGTTEKELSLIVGDYVVVRQIAPNGWAEGECRAKAGWFPAAYVERRENIPPNKVFPQA, from the exons ATGGAGGCGTTCAGGAAGCAGGCGAACAAGTTCAAGGAGCAGGTCGCCAAGCAGCAGCAG GCTGTGATAAAACAATTCAGCACTACTGGTTACGAGCGTTCAGATTCTGTTGTCATTGATGAAGTTGAATTACAGCAACATCAAAGGCTTGAGAAATTGTACAGTTCTACTCGTTCTGGAAGG GATTTCCAAAAGGACATAGTTCGAGCAGCTGAAGGCTTGGTGTCTATTGGAAGCAAGCATATTGAAGTGG GAACAAAATTTTCTGAGGATTGCTATAGATATGGAGGTGAAAATAATGCTGATGGTGAAGCTCTTACAAAAGCCGCATCACTGTATGGAGGTGCTTTGAGAAATGTTGAAAAAGAGTATGAAGATTTCAATAGAACTTTATGTTCTCAG ATCATAGATCCATTGAAGGCGATGGCTGTGTGCGCTCCCCTGGAAGAAGCTCGTGGTTTTGCACAACGTTATAGCCGGATGAGACATGAAGCTGAGATACTC TCTGCTGAAATTGCTAGAAGGAAGGCACGGGTAAGAGAATCTCCAGTTGCTGAGCACACTACAAAACTTGAGCAATCTGAAGGTAAGATGATAGAGCACAAAGCAAGCATGGCTGTGTTGGGAAAAGAGGCTGTTGCTGCACTTGGTGCTGTTGAATCTCAGCAAAAGAGGGTAACTCTTCAGCGCCTGGTTGGCATG GTAGAAGCAGAGAAGTTGTTCTATTTGAGGTTAGCTGCCATACTTGATGATGTTGAAGCTGAG ATGTCATCTGAGAAGCAAAAGAGAGAGTCTGCACCTCCTTCCCGTAAGCGTGCCGAGATGGCCCAGTACTTCCTCGCCGAG GCAGTGCATAACTTCAATGGTACCACGGAGAAGGAACTGAGCTTAATTGTTGGTGATTATGTTGTTGTTCGTCAG ATTGCTCCCAACGGTTGGGCGGAAGGGGAATGCAGAGCGAAGGCAGGGTGGTTTCCGGCTGCCTATGTCGAGAGGCGCGAGAATATCCCCCCGAATAAAGTCTTCCCGCAGGCATAG
- the LOC109744408 gene encoding mitotic checkpoint serine/threonine-protein kinase BUB1, with protein MVLIERTPCAGAAPFSPLQRSTPRASREASPPSDPILPYLRSIKKAIDEIRAHPECYHAALEQLKIYVTECIDKYGDDYQYSTDPRLLKIWILYGDAVSDFDKVYAHLEEKRMFLEDALLYESYALFLCAQGRALEADKVYGIGISRKAEPLDHLKKMHINFLKQLESIVEESDEDAQPKPSKIQKREFTVVDPWSDSTMSNLLTKISGGLKKLTGYHKSNKIYSGKVPLTSSHNALKNKDVELGGRKYHIKGSPGTGAFAKLYKASVDGNTEEIVALKVQKPAFPWEFYMYRQLDTRISDIQRPSYGYAHEVHVFADVSVLVCNFLPYGTLLDAINSHLVVGQHMDEVLCIYYTIEMLHMLETLHSVGIIHGDFKPDNMLVCYPSEEITDDTFRSETRSGQNQGLCLIDWGRGIDVNLFPAGTEFLADCGTSGFSCIEMQEERSWTYQVDTFGLCVVAHMMLHGEEMSIAKVPGTGGSYMYQPKLSFKRYWNVALWKQLFTTLLNPGSNGNHVGDLRSLRRSFQEYMCSNYQLVVKLNQLLAKQKASLCSS; from the exons ATGGTTCTGATCGAGCGCACGCCGTGCGCGGGGGCGGCCCCCTTCAGTCCGCTCCAGAGATCCACTCCTAGGGCTTCGCGGGAGGCGTCGCCGCCGTCCGACCCCATCCTCCCCTACCTCAG GTCTATCAAGAAGGCCATTGATGAGATCAGGGCACACCCAGAATGTTATCACGCAGCACTTGAACAGCTCAAGATTTATGTCACAGAATGCATTGATAAGTATGGGGACGATTATCAGTACTCCACTGACCCCCGGCTCCTGAAGATCTGGATCCTCTAT GGGGATGCAGTTTCTGATTTTGACAAGGTGtatgcacatttggaggagaagaGAATGTTCTTAGAGGATGCACTGCTCTATGAATCATATGCACTGTTTCTGTGTGCTCAGGGGAGAGCGCTCGAGGCTGATAAGGTCTATGGGATTGGTATTTCCAG AAAAGCCGAGCCCCTTGATCATTTGAAGAAGATGCATATCAACTTCTTAAAACAATTGGAGAGTATTGTCGAAGAATCTGATGAGGATGCACAG CCCAAACCATCTAAAATACAAAAAAGGGAGTTTACTGTGGTTGATCCATGGTCAGATTCTACCATGAGCAATTTGCTAACGAAAATTAGTGGTGGCCTCAAGAAGTTAACA GGCTATCATAAGAGCAACAAGATCTACTCAGGAAAGGTGCCCCTAACTTCCTCACATAATGCTTTAAAAAATAAAGACGTCGAGTTAG GTGGCAGGAAATATCACATCAAAGGTTCTCCTGGTACTGGTGCTTTTGCTAAATTATACAAAGCTAGTGTTGATGGCAACACGGAAGAAATAGTTGCTTTGAAG GTTCAAAAGCCTGCATTTCCTTGGGAATTTTACATGTACCGCCAGCTTGATACGCGTATATCTGATATTCAG AGACCAAGCTATGGCTATGCTCATGAAGTGCATGTCTTTGCTGACGTCAGTGTGCTAGTTTGCAATTTCCTGCCATACGGAACTCTTCTG GACGCTATAAATTCCCATTTAGTTGTTGGTCAGCACATGGATGAAGTTTTGTGCATATATTACACTATAGAGATGTTGCACATGCTTGAAACTCTACATAGTGTTGGCATAATCCATGGTGATTTCAAACCTGACAATATGCTTGTCTGCTATCCAAG TGAAGAGATCACAGACGATACCTTCAGGAGCGAAACGAGAAGCGGGCAGAATCAG GGGCTGTGTCTTATTGACTGGGGCCGGGGCATTGATGTGAATCTCTTCCCAGCCGGCACGGAGTTCCTTGCGGATTGTGGAACCTCAGGGTTCAGTTGTATCGAGATGCAAGAAGAGAGAAGCTGGACATATCAA GTTGACACTTTTGGTCTGTGCGTGGTTGCACACATGATGCTGCACGGGGAAGAGATGAGCATCGCCAAGGTGCCCGGAACAGGTGGAAGCTACATGTACCAACCGAAATTGTCATTTAAAAG GTACTGGAACGTTGCGCTGTGGAAGCAGCTCTTCACCACGCTGCTGAACCCGGGCTCCAACGGGAACCACGTAGGCGACCTCCGGAGCCTCCGGAGATCGTTCCAGGAGTACATGTGCAGCAACTATCAGCTGGTGGTCAAGCTGAACCAGCTGCTGGCAAAGCAGAAGGCCTCCCTGTGCTCATCCTGA
- the LOC109744388 gene encoding protein FLX-like 1 produces MCKIICSSASLQGFNNPSVGFRRLRMAGRHRNPLPSSFSRGAGAGNHPHPPPPHHPHLPPYHLDEFREPPRLPPHHLDDFRDPARLPPGHPDSLREHPPLPRHHFAGHGGGALPPASHMAAALEERIGAEIEEAHALLGQNQRLSATHVALVQEVSAVRHELGHTARAIGAAQQEGDLRIREVYERLMKMEAEFRAVEEMRAELAHVRMDIQQLGAARQELMGQIQGYTQDLARSAVELQQVAAVKAETQELRHETQHLRSSIELEKKGYAESYEQGQEMQKKLVSVASEVEKLRAEVANAEKRSRAAVSAGNQGYAGGYGNPNANYAANPYNAGYSMNQANATDSGSQYGAGAAHSSWGAYDMQRAPGRR; encoded by the exons ATGTGCAAAATTATCTGTTCGTCGGCGTCCCTTCAAGGCTTCAACAACCCTTCGGTAGGGTTCCGGCGACTCCGCATGGCCGGTCGCCACCGTAACCCGCTGCCTTCTTCCTTCTCCCGCGGCGCCGGTGCTGGAAACCACCCGCACCCTCCTCCGCCCCATCACCCTCATCTCCCGCCTTACCACCTCGACGAATTCCGCGAGCCGCCGCGCCTCCCCCCGCACCACCTCGATGACTTCCGAGACCCGGCTCGCCTGCCACCTGGCCACCCCGACAGCCTCCGCGAGCATCCTCCTCTGCCGCGCCACCACTTCGCGGGCCACGGCGGAGGGGCCCTGCCCCCAGCATCGCACATGGCCGCGGCGCTGGAGGAGCGTATCGGCGCGGAGATTGAGGAGGCGCACGCGCTGCTCGGACAGAACCAGCGACTCTCTGCGACGCACGTGGCGCTCGTGCAGGAGGTCTCCGCCGTGCGGCACGAGCTTGGCCACACCGCTCGAGCCATCGGCGCTGCCCAGCAAGAGGGAGATCTCCGTATTCGTGAG GTCTATGAGAGGTTAATGAAAATGGAAGCAGAGTTCCGAGCAGTAGAGGAGATGAGAGCGGAACTTGCACATGTTCGTATGGACATTCAACAGCTGGGTGCAGCAAGACAGGAACTCATGGGTCAGATTCAGGGATATACACAAGATTTGGCTCGTTCAGCAGTAGAGTTGCAGCAGGTGGCTGCAGTGAAAGCTGAGACCCAAGAACTCAGGCATGAAACACAGCATTTAAG ATCCAGTATTGAGCTTGAGAAGAAAggatatgcagagagttatgagcAGGGACAAGAGATGCAGAAGAAATTGGTCTCAGTTGCTTCTGAAGTGGAGAAACTTCGTGCTGAGGTTGCTAATGCTGAGAAGAGATCACGAGCTGCTGTATCTGCAGGCAATCAAG GTTATGCTGGAGGCTATGGAAATCCTAATGCCAATTATGCTGCAAATCCTTACAATGCTGGATACAGCATGAATCAA GCAAATGCTACTGATTCTGGTTCTCAGTATGGGGCTGGGGCAGCGCACAGTTCCTGGGGCGCCTACGACATGCAAAGAGCTCCAGGACGGAGATGA